From a single Nostoc edaphicum CCNP1411 genomic region:
- a CDS encoding peptidylprolyl isomerase — protein sequence MRLKISQFLLSLVIISALMLGGCSPQQVASNTSSPGSTATSTTSEASTKTTSDATSVSQTSSESVPGITNLPRLEGKATVVLMVKGSPITIEVDGTDAPITAGNFVDLVQKGVYDGLPFHRVVREPQPFVVQGGDPQGKDPKVPADRLGTGSYIDPKTGNARYIPLEVKPKGSDTPVYNKPFDATTQPVILPHKQGAVAMARSQSPDSASAQFYFALADLAFLDGNYAVFGNVTQGLDVVNKIQQGDRIDSAKVTQGAENLKTPAQ from the coding sequence ATGCGGTTAAAAATTTCACAATTTTTGCTTTCTCTTGTAATTATCAGTGCCTTGATGTTGGGAGGATGTTCACCACAGCAAGTCGCTTCTAATACGTCTTCTCCAGGCTCAACAGCTACCTCGACTACAAGCGAGGCAAGCACCAAGACAACTAGTGATGCAACATCTGTATCTCAAACTAGTAGTGAGAGTGTTCCTGGAATCACAAATTTACCACGGCTTGAAGGCAAGGCTACTGTGGTGCTAATGGTTAAAGGTTCGCCGATTACTATCGAAGTAGACGGCACTGATGCCCCCATTACAGCTGGCAATTTCGTAGATTTAGTACAAAAGGGTGTATACGATGGTTTACCTTTCCATCGAGTTGTGCGTGAACCCCAACCTTTTGTAGTTCAAGGCGGCGATCCCCAAGGCAAAGATCCAAAAGTTCCAGCAGATAGATTAGGAACCGGTAGCTATATTGACCCAAAAACGGGAAATGCTCGCTATATACCTTTAGAAGTTAAGCCAAAAGGTTCAGATACTCCGGTTTACAATAAACCATTTGATGCTACTACTCAACCTGTCATATTGCCCCATAAACAGGGTGCAGTAGCGATGGCGCGATCGCAATCACCAGACTCCGCTTCTGCTCAGTTTTACTTTGCTTTGGCAGATTTGGCGTTTTTAGATGGTAACTACGCCGTCTTTGGCAATGTCACTCAAGGCCTTGATGTAGTCAACAAAATTCAGCAAGGCGATCGCATTGACTCTGCCAAAGTCACCCAAGGTGCTGAAAATCTGAAAACACCTGCACAGTAG
- a CDS encoding beta-ketoacyl-ACP synthase translates to MVKVYVTGIGLVSALGGSLEDSWQNLLAGKSGIRLHQPFPELTPFPLGLIGQQPSELTMLTQMVVTSALQDSGLVPPLADCAVVIGSSRSYQASWEILARQMYSDAKNFPVSSFGNWLDTLPHINAIAAARQIGASGTVLAPMAACATGIWSIAQAALLIQTGQCQQAIAGAVEAPITPLTLAGFQQMGALAKTGAYPFDLQREGLVLGEGAAVFVLESAELAKQRQAKVYGEILGFGLTNDAYHSNSPEPEGKSAIAAIKQCLERSCLSAADIDYIHAHGTATQLNDQMESMVIQRLFPQGVAVSSTKGSTGHTLGASGALGVAFSLMALKHQILPPCVGFQQPEFDLDIVTAARLSKIRQILCLSFGFGGQNVAIALTR, encoded by the coding sequence TTGGTTAAGGTTTATGTCACTGGTATTGGTCTAGTTTCCGCCTTGGGTGGAAGCTTAGAGGATAGCTGGCAAAATTTGCTAGCAGGGAAATCTGGAATTAGATTACATCAACCATTTCCAGAACTTACACCATTTCCTCTAGGTTTAATTGGACAACAACCATCTGAATTGACAATGTTAACTCAGATGGTTGTTACTTCTGCTTTGCAAGATTCTGGGTTAGTTCCACCTTTAGCTGATTGTGCTGTAGTCATTGGATCGAGTCGCTCTTATCAAGCATCTTGGGAAATTCTGGCTCGGCAAATGTATAGTGACGCGAAGAATTTTCCCGTGTCCTCTTTTGGAAACTGGCTAGATACATTACCTCATATAAATGCGATCGCAGCTGCAAGGCAAATTGGTGCATCTGGAACGGTTTTAGCACCAATGGCAGCTTGTGCAACAGGAATTTGGTCTATTGCCCAAGCAGCTTTACTTATCCAAACTGGGCAATGTCAACAAGCGATCGCTGGCGCAGTAGAAGCACCAATCACACCCCTAACTTTAGCTGGGTTTCAGCAGATGGGCGCTTTGGCGAAAACTGGGGCTTATCCTTTTGATTTGCAGCGAGAAGGCTTAGTGTTGGGCGAAGGCGCGGCTGTGTTTGTCTTAGAATCAGCAGAGTTGGCAAAACAGCGTCAAGCAAAAGTGTATGGTGAAATTCTCGGTTTTGGCTTAACCAACGACGCATATCATAGTAATTCACCAGAACCAGAAGGCAAAAGTGCGATCGCTGCCATTAAACAATGTCTAGAACGTAGTTGTCTCTCAGCAGCCGATATCGATTATATTCATGCTCATGGCACAGCTACCCAGCTAAATGATCAGATGGAGAGCATGGTAATCCAGCGTTTGTTTCCCCAAGGGGTGGCGGTTAGTTCCACCAAAGGAAGCACAGGTCATACACTAGGGGCATCTGGAGCGTTAGGTGTAGCTTTTTCTCTCATGGCATTAAAGCATCAAATTTTACCACCTTGTGTAGGATTCCAGCAGCCAGAGTTTGACTTAGATATCGTTACAGCAGCCCGTCTAAGTAAAATTCGCCAGATATTATGTTTGAGTTTTGGCTTTGGTGGACAGAATGTTGCGATCGCATTAACAAGATAA
- a CDS encoding photosystem I assembly protein Ycf4, protein MTTSTTINKGDRLLHQNVLGSRRFSNYWWATIVTLGASGFLLAGISSYLKVNLLIVSDPTQLVFVPQGLVMGLYGAAGLLLATYLWLVILLDVGGGYNEFNQETGTIKIFRWGFPGKNRRIEIDSRIEDVQSVRIAVKEGLNPRRALYLRIKGRRDIPLTRVGQPLSLTELETEGAKLARFLGVSLEGL, encoded by the coding sequence ATGACGACATCAACAACGATTAACAAAGGCGATCGCCTCCTGCATCAAAATGTTCTCGGTTCTCGTCGGTTTAGTAACTACTGGTGGGCAACCATCGTTACCTTGGGAGCAAGCGGCTTTTTATTGGCTGGGATATCCAGTTATTTAAAAGTTAATTTACTCATAGTTTCCGATCCAACTCAACTGGTATTCGTCCCCCAAGGATTGGTAATGGGGTTATATGGCGCTGCTGGCTTGCTATTAGCTACATACTTGTGGCTAGTGATTTTATTGGATGTAGGAGGCGGTTACAACGAATTTAATCAGGAAACTGGCACAATCAAAATCTTCCGTTGGGGGTTTCCTGGCAAAAACCGCCGAATTGAGATTGATAGTCGCATAGAAGATGTGCAATCTGTGCGAATCGCCGTCAAAGAAGGTCTTAATCCCCGTCGCGCCCTCTATCTACGCATTAAGGGGCGGCGAGATATACCCCTAACACGGGTTGGACAACCGCTATCTCTAACAGAGTTGGAAACAGAAGGCGCAAAGTTAGCCCGCTTTTTGGGAGTCTCGTTAGAAGGACTGTAA
- the psbC gene encoding photosystem II reaction center protein CP43 produces MVTLSNRPNILGGTGRDQESTGFAWWSGNARLINLSGKLLGAHVAHAGLIVFWAGAMTLFEVAHFIPEKPMYEQGLILLPHLATQGWGVGAGGEVIDTFPYFVVGVLHLISSAVLGFGGIYHAVRGPETLEEYSSFFGYDWKDKNKMTNIIGFHLIILGCGALLLVLKAMFFGGLYDTWAPGGGDVRVITNPTLNPAVIFGYVIKSPFGGEGWIVSVDNLEDVVGGHIWIAFILIAGGIWHIFTKPFAWSRRASIWSGEAYLSYSLGALSLMGFIASIYVWFNNTVYPSEFYGPTGPEASQAQALTFLIRDQRLGANVGSAQGPTGLGKYLMRSPTGEIIFGGETMRFWDFRGPWLEPLRGPNGLDLEKIKNDIQPWQARRAAEYMTHAPLGSLNSVGGVATEINSFNYVSPRAWLATSHFVLGFFFLVGHLWHAGRARAAAGGFEKGINRETEPVMFMDDLD; encoded by the coding sequence GTGGTAACGCTCTCTAATAGACCAAATATATTAGGCGGCACTGGACGCGACCAAGAATCTACTGGCTTTGCCTGGTGGTCTGGTAACGCGCGTTTAATCAATCTATCTGGCAAACTACTGGGTGCTCACGTTGCCCACGCTGGTTTGATTGTATTCTGGGCTGGAGCGATGACTTTGTTTGAAGTCGCTCACTTCATTCCCGAAAAACCCATGTACGAACAGGGCTTGATCCTGTTACCTCACCTTGCTACCCAGGGCTGGGGTGTTGGTGCTGGTGGTGAAGTCATCGACACCTTCCCCTACTTTGTTGTTGGTGTACTCCACCTAATTTCCTCAGCCGTCCTTGGCTTTGGCGGTATTTATCATGCTGTCCGTGGCCCAGAAACCTTAGAAGAATACTCTTCTTTCTTTGGTTACGACTGGAAAGACAAGAACAAGATGACCAACATCATCGGCTTCCACCTGATTATTTTAGGATGCGGTGCGTTGCTGTTGGTGCTGAAGGCAATGTTCTTTGGTGGTTTGTATGACACTTGGGCACCAGGCGGTGGTGACGTTCGTGTTATTACTAATCCGACATTGAACCCAGCGGTTATCTTCGGTTATGTAATCAAGTCTCCCTTTGGTGGCGAAGGCTGGATTGTCAGCGTTGATAACTTGGAAGATGTCGTCGGTGGTCACATTTGGATTGCCTTTATCCTAATTGCTGGCGGTATCTGGCACATCTTCACTAAGCCTTTTGCTTGGTCACGTCGTGCATCCATCTGGTCTGGTGAGGCTTATCTCTCCTACAGCTTGGGCGCTCTGTCGTTGATGGGCTTCATTGCCTCAATCTATGTTTGGTTTAACAACACCGTTTACCCCAGCGAATTCTACGGCCCTACTGGGCCAGAAGCTTCTCAAGCTCAAGCTTTGACCTTCTTGATTCGTGACCAACGCTTGGGTGCTAACGTCGGTTCTGCCCAAGGCCCTACAGGTCTGGGTAAATACCTGATGCGCTCTCCAACTGGTGAAATCATCTTCGGTGGTGAAACCATGCGCTTCTGGGATTTCCGTGGCCCTTGGTTGGAGCCTCTACGTGGCCCCAATGGTCTTGATTTGGAAAAAATCAAGAATGATATTCAACCTTGGCAAGCTCGTCGCGCCGCTGAATACATGACCCACGCTCCTTTGGGTTCTCTGAACTCCGTAGGTGGTGTGGCTACTGAAATTAACTCCTTCAACTACGTATCTCCTCGCGCTTGGTTGGCGACTTCTCACTTCGTACTAGGATTCTTCTTCCTAGTTGGTCACTTGTGGCACGCTGGACGCGCACGGGCTGCGGCTGGTGGTTTTGAGAAAGGAATTAACCGTGAGACTGAGCCAGTGATGTTCATGGACGACCTAGATTAG
- a CDS encoding Uma2 family endonuclease gives MTVAKNRADRVMLYDISWQQFENLLKDLGEHRAARLAYDRTTLEIMTPLPEHEHYKEVIGDLVKEIADVLDLDYESYGSTTWKRESRMAGVESDNCFYFQNEAAIRGRLDLDLRQDPPPDLALEIDVTSKSLDRFPIYARLGVPELWCYDSGEIKIYLLQNGEYVESENSLVFPTLEIRYLPKLIEQNRADGRRAIRQAVREWVRKGGKGELPS, from the coding sequence ATGACAGTCGCCAAGAATCGAGCAGACCGAGTAATGCTTTATGACATTAGCTGGCAACAGTTTGAAAATCTTCTAAAAGACTTGGGAGAGCATCGGGCAGCAAGGTTAGCTTACGATCGCACTACCTTAGAAATTATGACACCTTTACCTGAACACGAACATTACAAAGAGGTAATAGGCGATTTGGTCAAAGAAATCGCTGATGTGCTGGATTTAGACTATGAAAGTTATGGCTCGACTACTTGGAAGCGAGAAAGCCGAATGGCAGGGGTAGAATCAGATAATTGCTTCTATTTCCAGAATGAAGCTGCGATTCGGGGTAGATTGGATCTAGACTTGAGACAAGATCCACCGCCTGATTTGGCACTGGAAATTGATGTTACTAGTAAATCTTTAGATCGTTTTCCCATTTATGCCCGCCTGGGAGTACCAGAACTCTGGTGTTATGACTCCGGTGAAATCAAGATTTATCTCCTGCAAAATGGGGAATATGTCGAGTCAGAGAACAGTCTAGTGTTTCCTACTTTAGAAATTCGATATCTGCCAAAACTCATTGAGCAAAATCGGGCAGATGGCAGACGGGCAATTCGTCAGGCGGTACGCGAATGGGTGAGAAAAGGCGGCAAGGGTGAACTACCCAGTTAA
- a CDS encoding four-carbon acid sugar kinase family protein, whose product MSNKPKIIVLDDDPTGSQTVHSCLLLMHWDVDTLRSGLQDDSPILFVLTNTRSLTPESAASVTTEVCQNLKIALNAEGIDDFLIVSRSDSTLRGHYPIETDAIAQELGPFDAHFLVPAFFEGGRITRDSVHYLIIGGVTTPVHETEFARDSVFSYHHSYLPKYVEEKTQGRISAEAVERFLIADIRAGSLERLLQLNSNQCAVVDGETQDDLNRFAVDILAAASQGKRFLFRSAASILTALAALPPQPIAAEKMAQYVRQGKPGAVIVGSHVKKTTQQLEALLQVEGTVGIEVNVARLLNDDANQSAGLLTEIQESIQRIHNAGKTPVVYTSRQELSFKDVETRLEFGVKVSGLLMDIVRGLPSDIGFLISKGGITSNDVLSTGLALTSARLLGQILAGCSMVLTPSDHPQFPNLPVVLFPGNVGDADALGTVYQRLTKQS is encoded by the coding sequence ATGAGCAACAAACCCAAAATAATTGTCCTGGATGATGACCCTACAGGTTCTCAAACAGTCCATAGCTGCTTACTGCTAATGCACTGGGATGTGGACACTTTACGCAGCGGGTTGCAGGATGATTCGCCGATTTTATTTGTGCTGACTAATACTAGATCACTAACGCCAGAGTCAGCTGCATCTGTCACCACAGAAGTTTGCCAGAACCTGAAAATCGCTTTGAATGCTGAAGGAATTGACGATTTTCTGATTGTCAGCCGTTCTGATTCTACTTTGCGGGGACATTATCCCATTGAAACTGATGCGATCGCACAAGAACTCGGCCCTTTTGATGCTCATTTTCTCGTACCAGCATTTTTTGAAGGTGGACGCATCACCCGTGACAGCGTGCATTACTTGATTATTGGCGGTGTAACCACCCCAGTCCATGAAACTGAATTTGCCCGTGATTCAGTCTTCAGCTACCATCACAGTTACTTGCCCAAGTATGTTGAAGAAAAGACTCAAGGACGAATTAGTGCTGAAGCTGTAGAAAGGTTTCTCATAGCCGATATTCGCGCTGGTAGTTTGGAACGATTGTTACAACTTAATAGTAATCAGTGCGCTGTTGTAGATGGTGAAACTCAAGATGATCTCAACCGCTTTGCAGTAGATATATTAGCAGCAGCAAGTCAAGGGAAACGCTTTCTATTTCGCAGTGCAGCAAGTATTTTAACAGCTTTAGCCGCTTTACCACCCCAACCAATTGCCGCCGAAAAGATGGCGCAGTATGTGCGCCAAGGCAAACCAGGTGCGGTGATTGTTGGTTCTCATGTGAAAAAAACTACTCAGCAATTAGAGGCGCTGTTACAAGTAGAAGGAACAGTAGGAATCGAAGTAAATGTAGCGCGATTACTTAATGATGATGCAAATCAATCTGCTGGATTGCTAACTGAAATTCAGGAAAGTATACAGAGGATACACAATGCTGGCAAAACACCAGTGGTTTATACTAGCCGTCAGGAACTAAGTTTTAAAGATGTGGAGACACGATTGGAGTTTGGGGTAAAAGTTTCAGGTTTATTGATGGATATTGTGCGTGGTTTACCATCTGATATAGGATTCTTAATCAGCAAGGGTGGCATTACTTCAAACGATGTCTTGAGTACTGGACTAGCTTTAACCTCAGCCCGTTTACTAGGTCAAATTTTAGCTGGTTGTTCAATGGTATTAACACCATCCGATCATCCTCAGTTTCCTAACTTACCTGTGGTGCTGTTTCCTGGTAACGTCGGCGATGCTGATGCCTTGGGGACAGTTTATCAGAGGTTAACTAAACAGTCTTGA
- a CDS encoding DUF29 domain-containing protein, whose translation MVKPIIQSVTQTLYDQDYYLWLRTTINQLRTGQFSAVDLDNLLEELETMGRREKRTIESLLIKLLQHLLKLKCWDEERERNQGHWKGEIRTFRREIKKALKDSPSLKPYILEIFDECYQDARAEASDRSQLAIDIFPFIPIGSLEQILDENWFPEYNHNHHGKAD comes from the coding sequence ATGGTGAAACCAATAATCCAATCAGTAACTCAAACCTTATACGACCAAGATTATTACCTGTGGCTGAGGACAACCATAAACCAACTTCGCACTGGACAGTTTTCTGCTGTTGATTTGGATAATTTGTTAGAAGAATTAGAAACTATGGGTAGAAGGGAGAAGCGAACAATTGAAAGTTTATTAATTAAGCTTCTTCAACATCTGCTAAAACTCAAATGTTGGGATGAAGAACGAGAACGTAATCAAGGACATTGGAAAGGGGAAATCAGGACTTTTCGTAGAGAGATTAAAAAAGCTCTGAAAGATAGTCCTAGCTTAAAACCTTACATTTTAGAAATATTTGATGAATGTTATCAAGATGCAAGAGCAGAAGCAAGCGATCGCTCTCAACTTGCCATTGACATATTCCCTTTTATACCCATTGGTTCTTTAGAACAAATTTTAGATGAAAACTGGTTTCCCGAATATAACCACAATCATCACGGTAAAGCCGATTAA
- a CDS encoding Glu/Leu/Phe/Val family dehydrogenase has protein sequence MISKSLLLPEPASPAHICPFDQACSYLEAAAKELNLNQGLLEILSHPRKVVTVSIPVKLDNGEIQVLAGHRVQHCDVLGPYKGGIRYHPAVTLREVSALAMLMTWKCALLGIPYGGGKGGIPIDPKRYSVGELERISRRYISELIKDIGPSVDIPAPDMGTSSREMAWMMDTYSVNVGNAVPGVVTGKPLSIGGSLGREMATGRGVMITVREALADQGKSLAGVRVVIQGFGNVGGAAAELLYEAGAKILAVSTGAGGIFSEVGLDIPKLKVYAAENRKSIVGFPQSVPISNADLLTLPCDILIPAALENQITEENVNQVQAQIVAEAANGPVTLEANLALEARGVTVLPDILANAGGVVVSYLEWVQGISYVFWDEERVNREMEHLMVQAYRKVIHQSEVRQIPLRLAAYTLGVGRVAQALTDRGLYP, from the coding sequence ATGATTTCAAAATCACTGTTGCTGCCAGAACCTGCTTCTCCAGCGCATATATGCCCATTCGATCAAGCATGTAGCTACTTAGAAGCGGCAGCTAAAGAATTAAATTTAAATCAGGGTTTACTGGAAATTCTCAGCCACCCGCGTAAGGTTGTCACAGTTTCCATTCCCGTGAAACTAGATAATGGGGAAATACAAGTTCTCGCTGGACATCGTGTGCAACACTGCGATGTTTTAGGCCCCTACAAGGGCGGAATTCGTTACCATCCGGCTGTGACACTGCGGGAAGTATCCGCTCTAGCAATGCTGATGACCTGGAAATGTGCCCTGTTAGGTATTCCTTATGGTGGTGGTAAGGGTGGCATTCCCATAGATCCAAAACGTTACAGTGTTGGTGAATTAGAGCGAATCAGCCGCCGTTATATCAGCGAGTTAATTAAAGATATTGGGCCTTCCGTAGATATTCCGGCGCCAGATATGGGTACTTCGTCCCGTGAAATGGCTTGGATGATGGACACTTACTCTGTGAATGTTGGTAACGCTGTACCAGGAGTTGTGACTGGGAAACCGCTTTCTATTGGTGGTTCTCTGGGACGAGAAATGGCAACCGGACGTGGTGTGATGATTACTGTGCGTGAGGCGCTAGCAGATCAAGGTAAATCTTTGGCAGGAGTGCGAGTAGTTATTCAGGGATTTGGTAATGTAGGTGGTGCCGCAGCAGAATTACTATATGAAGCAGGCGCGAAAATTCTTGCCGTTTCAACGGGTGCTGGAGGAATATTTTCCGAAGTTGGTCTTGATATTCCCAAGTTGAAAGTTTATGCTGCTGAAAATCGCAAGAGTATTGTGGGTTTTCCGCAATCTGTACCAATTAGCAATGCAGATTTGTTAACTTTACCCTGCGATATCTTAATACCAGCGGCTTTAGAAAACCAAATCACTGAAGAAAATGTGAATCAGGTACAGGCGCAGATTGTGGCAGAAGCAGCAAACGGCCCGGTTACTCTTGAGGCTAACTTGGCGCTAGAGGCGCGGGGAGTGACAGTACTACCAGATATCTTGGCGAATGCAGGCGGTGTGGTAGTCAGTTATTTGGAGTGGGTACAAGGTATTTCTTATGTATTTTGGGATGAGGAGCGCGTCAACCGCGAAATGGAACATTTGATGGTGCAAGCCTACCGCAAGGTGATTCACCAATCGGAGGTGCGGCAAATTCCTTTAAGATTAGCAGCCTACACTTTAGGAGTGGGTAGAGTGGCGCAAGCACTGACTGATAGAGGTCTTTATCCTTAA
- a CDS encoding PCP reductase family protein: protein MSDSNFIDALRWTSEAKEKLQNIPFFVRSQAKARIEQLAREAGQEVVTADLVEEARLEFGQ, encoded by the coding sequence ATGAGCGATTCCAATTTTATTGATGCTTTGCGATGGACATCTGAAGCTAAAGAAAAATTGCAAAATATTCCCTTTTTTGTCCGCTCTCAAGCCAAAGCTAGAATTGAACAGCTGGCTCGTGAAGCAGGACAAGAGGTTGTGACGGCTGATTTGGTAGAAGAGGCTAGGCTTGAGTTTGGACAATAA
- the minC gene encoding septum site-determining protein MinC, producing the protein MTSDSAIPNLKSNSALPNAEPNSILSEVEVNPTVSDVESDSILPDAELKSVLLYLKSNTVLADVESNPTNPDVESNTDAPSDFILTDSNPNESALPGHRISDNTQVQLKSKEGRLLLILPPESQVSASELSWSDIWQQIRQRLNAGDRFRVSNTPVHLMAQDRLVDARQLQELAEALSEVQLRLISVSTSRRQTAIAAVTSGYSVEQLQPVTSLSSEPTATAIPQADALYLEMTVRSGVEIRHPGTVILLGDLNPGGIVIADGDIIIWGRLRGIAHAGAGGNSECLIMALQMEPTQLRIADAVARAPEKPPMQFYPEVAHITPQGIRIARATDFSRNQFTKSNQEP; encoded by the coding sequence ATGACTTCTGATTCTGCGATTCCCAATCTAAAGTCAAATTCTGCACTTCCTAATGCAGAACCAAACTCTATCCTTTCAGAGGTAGAGGTAAATCCTACTGTTTCTGATGTAGAGTCAGATTCTATCCTCCCGGATGCGGAGTTAAAATCTGTCCTCCTTTATTTAAAATCAAATACTGTCCTTGCTGATGTAGAGTCAAATCCTACCAACCCAGATGTAGAGTCAAATACTGATGCCCCTTCAGATTTCATCCTGACTGATTCAAATCCGAATGAATCAGCATTGCCAGGGCATCGTATAAGTGACAATACTCAAGTCCAGTTAAAGAGTAAGGAGGGACGACTGTTATTAATTTTGCCCCCGGAATCTCAAGTATCTGCCTCAGAACTTAGTTGGTCTGATATTTGGCAACAAATAAGGCAACGTCTGAATGCTGGCGATCGCTTCCGTGTATCTAATACACCTGTGCATCTAATGGCACAAGACCGCCTGGTAGATGCCAGACAACTCCAAGAACTCGCCGAGGCTTTAAGTGAAGTCCAACTCCGACTGATATCTGTCTCGACAAGTCGGCGGCAAACTGCGATCGCAGCCGTAACATCTGGGTATTCTGTAGAACAATTACAGCCCGTAACTTCCTTGAGTTCAGAGCCAACGGCTACAGCCATCCCCCAGGCAGATGCCCTCTATTTAGAAATGACAGTCCGCTCTGGAGTAGAAATTCGTCATCCAGGGACAGTAATTCTCTTGGGAGATTTAAACCCAGGTGGTATTGTAATTGCAGATGGAGATATTATTATCTGGGGTCGTTTGCGTGGAATTGCTCATGCTGGGGCTGGAGGCAATAGTGAGTGTCTGATTATGGCCTTGCAAATGGAACCAACCCAACTGCGAATCGCAGATGCTGTAGCTAGAGCACCAGAAAAACCGCCAATGCAGTTTTATCCAGAGGTGGCACATATTACGCCCCAAGGAATTCGCATCGCTAGGGCGACTGATTTTTCCAGAAACCAATTCACCAAGAGCAATCAAGAACCATAA
- the psbD gene encoding photosystem II D2 protein (photosystem q(a) protein), translating to MTIAVGRAPSRGWFDVLDDWLKRDRFVFVGWSGILLFPCAFLALGGWLTGTTFVTSWYTHGLASSYLEGANFLTVAVSTPADSMGHSLLLLWGPEAQGNLTRWFQLGGLWPFVALHGAFGLIGFMLRQFEIARLVGIRPYNALAFSAPIAVFVSVFLMYPLGQSSWFFAPSFGVAAIFRFLLFLQGFHNWTLNPFHMMGVAGVLGGALLCAIHGATVENTLFEDGDGANTFRAFNPTQSEETYSMVTANRFWSQIFGIAFSNKRWLHFFMLFVPVTGLWMSAVGIVGLALNLRAYDFVSQELRAAEDPEFETFYTKNILLNEGIRAWMAPQDQPHEQFVFPEEVLPRGNAL from the coding sequence ATGACCATCGCAGTTGGACGCGCCCCCAGTAGAGGGTGGTTTGACGTTCTAGACGACTGGCTCAAGCGCGATCGCTTCGTATTCGTAGGTTGGTCAGGGATACTATTGTTCCCCTGCGCCTTCCTAGCACTAGGCGGTTGGCTGACCGGCACAACCTTCGTCACCTCTTGGTATACCCACGGGTTAGCCTCCTCTTACCTAGAAGGTGCTAACTTCCTGACAGTGGCAGTATCCACCCCCGCCGACAGCATGGGACATTCCCTATTGCTGTTGTGGGGGCCAGAAGCCCAAGGCAACCTCACCCGTTGGTTTCAATTGGGTGGTTTGTGGCCATTCGTAGCTCTGCACGGAGCCTTTGGTTTGATTGGCTTCATGTTGCGGCAATTTGAAATTGCCCGTCTGGTAGGTATCCGTCCTTATAACGCCCTCGCTTTCTCTGCTCCCATTGCAGTATTCGTCAGCGTATTTCTGATGTACCCCTTGGGACAATCTAGCTGGTTCTTTGCACCCAGCTTTGGCGTCGCGGCAATTTTCCGATTCCTACTATTCTTGCAAGGCTTCCACAACTGGACACTCAACCCCTTCCACATGATGGGCGTTGCGGGTGTATTGGGTGGTGCTCTATTGTGCGCCATTCACGGTGCCACAGTGGAAAACACCTTGTTTGAAGACGGTGATGGTGCTAACACCTTCCGCGCCTTCAATCCTACCCAGTCTGAAGAAACCTACTCAATGGTGACAGCAAACCGTTTCTGGTCACAGATTTTCGGTATTGCTTTCTCTAACAAACGCTGGTTGCACTTCTTCATGTTGTTCGTACCAGTTACAGGCTTATGGATGAGCGCCGTCGGTATCGTCGGTTTAGCACTCAACCTGCGGGCTTATGATTTCGTCTCCCAAGAATTACGGGCGGCGGAAGACCCTGAGTTTGAAACCTTCTATACCAAAAACATTTTGCTGAATGAGGGTATCCGCGCTTGGATGGCTCCTCAAGATCAACCCCACGAACAATTTGTATTCCCTGAGGAGGTATTACCACGTGGTAACGCTCTCTAA